Within the Buteo buteo chromosome 2, bButBut1.hap1.1, whole genome shotgun sequence genome, the region GCTTTGCTCTGCAGCGGGATATTTGAGATGCTTCATGTAGCCATGAGGCCAAGGAAGGTAAAAAGAAGAATTTGTGGCAGACTTGCCGCTCTGGAGGTGGTGAGCGTGTGCCTGCGAGCTCCACACTGGCCGTCCATGTGGGTCTGGGTCCGGAGCTGTGCCCCAggctggtggcagggctgcttCGACCACCCAGGGGCtcagcagctgccagagccCGGTGGTCTAGTGCAGGGTGCCATGGCTCAGAAAACGCTGCCATTTCCAGCCCGTGAATCGTTGCAgagcttcccctcccctctggtCTCCTGCTTTCTGTCCCATAGCTCGCTGGCTCACGGGCACAGGCAGGTCAGGCCACTCTCTCCCTTGATCTCGATTTTTCCTCTAGCACATGCAAGTTTTTTCCACGCGCAGTGGTTGGAACAGATCTGAttattaacatttcagaaagaagagaggagcCGGCTTTGCTTCTTGAAAGAAAACCGCCTAGTTGGGTTCCTCGTACAAGTGTCCCCAGCTTAACCACATCCGCGACAGGTGGAAAAGCACGGGGGGGCACCGACGAGGCACGGGGGGAGgcacctgcagcagcacccaggctgCTGCCCCCTGCACCGCAGGGTGCTGCTGCACCTCTGGACCCCCATGAGAAATGGGGTGGACCTGGCCTCTGTGATTTGCATCCCCCAAGGCCTTCAGGGGCACATTTTCCCCTCAACGTCAGGCTGAGCCAGAGATGAGTAGTGCAGATAAAACACCTGCTGAAAGCCACGAGCAGAGGAGGGACAGATCCAGCTCCAGAGCACGTGGCTGCAGGGGGAGAGTTTGCAAACGCATCTCGGCTCTGCAGGACTGCGTGTGGCTGGCAGGACAAGCTTCCCAAGCTGTTCCTACTCCGAGGAAAGACTGACAGTGAGCTCAGCCCCCTCCCTGCACTGCAGCCGTGCCAGTGGAAAGCTTTGCTCCCCACTTCTGCATTTCAGGCGGGTTGTGGCTAAACAGCAACGTGTGGTCAGCAGGGCCTGGCGGAGCCGCGTGTGACGGCTGAGTCACAAGTGGCCCTGCACCACGGGCCCTTTTTCAAGTGGCAGGACTGGGCGCTGGCTGGGAGTGAGGAGGCATTCCCAGCAGGTCccgttcctcctcctcccgcagccGCCCGCCACCAGCAGCTGTCTTGGCCCAGAGCTGAGCGTGGCTCCCGCAGCAGGTGCCTGGATCCGTGCCCTGAGCCCTTCCAGCAGGGAAATCCCCACGTGAGCCAGAGGGATGGGGCAAGCTGGAAGCCCGGGCTGGGCTTTTTAGCTGCCAGGCCGGGGGAACTGCTCTGGCTCTGCTCACCACTCCCCCAGCACCTGCTAGAAAGGCCTGGGCACCTTCCCGTGGGCACATGTCCCCTGAGGAGCAGAAAGCCAAAGGGAGCGTGTGCCTCACTGGACCTGTTTGACCCCCACTGCCATGCCCGTGGGGAAGGAGTtcggggaaggcaggagggaagaaaatgagagaggAGCTTGCTAGGGGAGGCTGCGCTGCCTGAAACTTGCCCAGCAGAAGGGAGAAGCGTGCCCGGGCAGGTGCTCCTGACCCCTGCCTGGGGAAGGAgtcagcagaggctgtgctggATGCGTCGCGCTCCTCTGCAAGTCACTGCCTCTTCTCAGAGGATTAATAACCTGTGGCGAAGCGTGCTCCCCCCGCGTGGCCGTGTCCCGGCAGTGCTTTGGAGCAGCGGGGCACGGCAGAGGCTTGTCCTAATCTGCACCGCAGTCCCCAGCGGTGGGGCAGGGGCAAGGACAGGCACGCGTGgggggcccggggctcaccctCCCGGCACACCGCCTTCCTCCAGCCCCGCCGCTGCAGGTCTCCCCAGAGACCGTGGGTCTGTGGCACGGCCCCTTGTCCTGCTTCGCTCCGAAGCATCGGCTGGTCCCCACGGGGAGCGCGGCACAGGGGAAACGCCAGAAATGGCtccttcatcatcatcatcatcagcagcagcagcagcagcagcagaggtttCTCCACCGGCACCCGGGCAGGCaccgcggccgccccgcgggAGCGGACACCCGTGGGCGATCCCCACAGCCCGGCTCGGTccccggcggccgcggggccgaCACCTGCCgggcgcccgccccgccccgccccgccccgctccgcccaTTGGCTCCGGGACCcgggggcggccccgccccgccctccccggcccccgGGCCCATATTagcgggcgcggcggcgcggcggccccgcAGCGGGCGGCGGCACCGGGGCTGCAAGATGCCGCGCTCCTTCCTGGTGAAGAAGCACTTCTCGGCCAGCAAGAAGCCCAACTACAGCGAGCTGGAGAGCCAGGCCGGTGCGTGGACGGGGCGCGGCGGGCCACGCGCGTGGGGCGCTCCGCGGGGTGGTGCGGGGGCTCCGCTACGGGATCTCCTTAGGTCCGCACACGGGAGCGGGTGGGTGGCTGGCTTTTTGCGGGGGTccgggtttggtttttgtttttttttttccgtttcGTGCATCTCGAGTGGGATGAGGCGCGGGATCCTGCGTGTCTCGGGATGCGGAGCCGCCCCCTGGTACCCCGGGGTGGGCGGAGGCGCCGGGGGTTCCCCCGTGGGGTGGGGACGGGCGCGCGGGGAGCTCCCCATGACGGGGGTGGGCAGGGGCGCGGGGTCCCCCTCGCCCCATCCCACGCAGCAGTGCGGGGTGGGGTCGGGTCTCCTTTGCCCCCGGGTGGGCTGGGGCTCTGAGCCCccgtggggtgggctggggttCCTTTGCCCCTCCGGCTCCGGGGTGGAGCGCGGGGCTCCCACGGGTCGGGTCCCTTCGTCCCGGGGGTGGCGCCCCCCGCTCCCCTGGGTGCGGAGCCCCGCGGGGGGTGGGTCGGGGCCCCGTCGCTCCCGTTCCCGCGGGGAGCATCGGGGCCCCGGCTGAGCGCTGCCGCCTCCCGCAGTGCTGGCCGCCCCGCTGCTGTACGAGACGTGCCCGCTGCCCGTCATCCCCCCGCCCGAGGTGCTCGGCCCCGGCGCCTACTACCCGCCTCTGGTGTGGGAcgcggggctgctctccagcctcttccCGGGCGGCCCGGGCAgcgaggcggcgggcggcgcggcccccgCCCTGGACCTGACGGCACTCTCCAGCGAGGAGGACGAAGGCAAGAGCTCGGGGCCCCCCAGCCCGGCctcggcccccgccgccgccgagcgcTTCCGCTGCGCCCAGTGTGCCAAGGCTTACTCCACCTTCGCCGGGCTCTCCAAGCACAAGCAATTGCACTGCGACGCCCAGGCCAGGAAATCCTTCAGCTGCAAGTACTGCGAGAAGGAGTACGTGAGCCTGGGGGCTCTCAAGATGCACATCCGGAGCCACACGCTGCCCTGTGTCTGCAAGATGTGCGGCAAGGCCTTCTCCCggccctggctgctgcagggccACATCCGGACGCACACCGGTAACGCCGGCTCTcgcccctctccctccctcccttatCGCCTCCCGCTTCCCAGCTCCGCGGCCCCCCCGGCGAATCGGCGGGCCGGGCGTTATCTGGGAAGATAAGGGCTTCCCAAACCCCCTTGGCACATCTCTCTAAAATGTCCTTTAAATATCCCCTTGGCTGGAACTGAGCGCGGGGTCAAGGCTCGGCTTGTAAATCTGCGCCGCTGCCGTTAGCGCCCTGCCTTCCCGCCGGCCGGCCCGTCGGCCGCGGTGGGACGGCGCACGCTTCGGCTCGATTTCATAAATTGGGGCTACGAGACGGCTGGAGCCTTCCCTCCCTGTGCGCCGCCGTGCCCGaagcatccctccctgcccacgcCAAGGGCTCCCAGCCAGGGCAGCGTCCCAGAACCCTCCTGCCCACCGCCGTGGCCTCCGGCCTGGCGGCCACGAGGTCAGCCCAAAGCGCGCCCGCTGCCGAGATGTGCCCCAGCGAGGCTCGGCGAGGCCTgcgggcaggtgctgggggcgCAGGGCCGGCCACCCCCCGCACCTGTTGGTGCGGGTGCGGGTGCCGCAGCTGCAGCCCACCCCACCGCCACGGCCGCCTGTACAAAGCCTCTCCCGAGCATCCTTTGTGGGGCTGCGGGGATAGTGTAATTGTTACTTGGCACTGATTTCACACCCTCTTAACGTCCTAAAGATGATGGCTGAAGGAAGCTGGGAAGACTTAATTGTGCTTTCCAAATTGAGCATACGCATTTGTTTCCTCCAAAAGAGTCTTTCTGGGAGGAATTCGCCCTGGCCAGGCTTTTCAATGCGAGCTGGGCGGGAGAAGGGGGAGTGTGGGGTTCGGCGGAGGAAATAGCTATACTCACCCTGGCGCTGGCGCCTTTCAGCCGCTGCCTGCTATGATATAATTAACACATAGCGCTTGGCTTTCCTGCCTCTCTGCAAACGGTTCGCTTGGCTCCAGGCAGGAGACGAATATCATGTCTTCGTTTGTATGCGCGACTGCCTTGCTGCTTGCAGATGTTTCCAGCGTTAATTTTCCGTGGCTCATAGGAGAGGTTTTTCTGGGAGGAGGAAATTCCCAAGTCCGCGGCTTTCCCCTGAA harbors:
- the SNAI1 gene encoding zinc finger protein SNAI1, with translation MPRSFLVKKHFSASKKPNYSELESQAVLAAPLLYETCPLPVIPPPEVLGPGAYYPPLVWDAGLLSSLFPGGPGSEAAGGAAPALDLTALSSEEDEGKSSGPPSPASAPAAAERFRCAQCAKAYSTFAGLSKHKQLHCDAQARKSFSCKYCEKEYVSLGALKMHIRSHTLPCVCKMCGKAFSRPWLLQGHIRTHTGEKPFSCTHCNRAFADRSNLRAHLQTHSDVKKYQCKTCSRTFSRMSLLHKHEETGCSGSR